Proteins encoded within one genomic window of Bemisia tabaci chromosome 2, PGI_BMITA_v3:
- the LOC109034216 gene encoding protein FRA10AC1 homolog has product MVNLFIPCLQSVSKMADTTLPNYVKRNIIAMAPYELHKKLVNNYFTIYRGSKADFKRDTSSDKRDSDIIRENHKFLWADDETPETWEAQLAKKYYDKLFKEYCICDLSRYKENKVALRWQIEAELISGKGQFICGSKHCSAGEGLRTWEVNFSYVEHGEKKSALVKLRLCPDCSYKLNYKHRRKEVTKSKRPSTEQNSREDNIKTKKLKVSNNEDEPSEEPCASQQDKVDQDASNVWKSTNILPEEEKSRDEDFNEYLENLFM; this is encoded by the exons ATGGTTAATCTATTTATCCCATGCCTCCAGTCAGTATCAAAAATGGCAGATACAACTCTACCAAATTATGTCAAAAGGAATATCATTGCCATGGCACCATACGAGTTGCACAAAAAACTTGTGAACAACTACTTCACTATTTACAGAGGTTCCAAAGCTGATTTCAAGAGAGATAC ATCCTCTGATAAAAGGGATTCAGACATCATCCGagaaaatcacaaattcctaTGGGCAGATGATGAAACTCCTGAGACTTGGGAAGCACAATTAGCCAAAAAATATTATGATAAATTATTCAAAGAATACTGTATTTGCGATCTTAGTCGTTACAAGGAAAATAAG GTAGCTTTAAGATGGCAAATAGAAGCTGAACTCATCAGTGGTAAAGGACAGTTCATTTGTGGCTCTAAACACTGTTCAGCTGGTGAAGGTTTGAGGACTTGGGAGGTCAATTTTTCTTACGtagaacacggagaaaaaaaaagcgcCCTAGTTAAATTAA GACTTTGTCCGGACTGTTCCTACAAATTGAATTACAAACACAGACGGAAAGAAGTTACCAAGTCCAAAAGGCCGTCAACCGAGCAGAATTCAAGGGAGGATAAtatcaaaactaaaaaattaaaagtatcaaATAATGAAGATGAGCCATCAGAAGAGCCGTGCGCAAGCCAACAAGATAAAGTGGATCAAGATGCTAGCAATGTTTGGAAGTCAACCAATATTTTGCCggaggaagaaaaatcgagAGACGAAGATTTCAACGAATACTTGGAAAATCTGTTCATGTAA